One segment of Streptomyces sp. XD-27 DNA contains the following:
- a CDS encoding alpha/beta fold hydrolase gives MRHTEFGPDGARIVWTEAAGDGPPRVYVHGLGAASAPYHAHIAAAPVLAGRRSLFVDLPGHGLSDRPRDFGYGLEDHAGALARALDAAGAHGTEVVGHSMGGAVAIVLAHRRPDLVSRLVLTEANLDPDPPVTAASSGISTCTEEEFVTGGGFARTLEKVGPVWRATMRLADPTALHRSAVGLVRGTRPTKRQMLTGLAVPRTYLQGERSGELAGRAALEDAGVRVVTVPGAGHNVMFDNPPAFAAAVASDRR, from the coding sequence ATGCGCCACACCGAGTTCGGCCCGGACGGGGCACGTATCGTCTGGACCGAGGCCGCAGGGGACGGGCCGCCGAGGGTCTACGTCCACGGACTCGGGGCGGCCTCCGCCCCGTATCACGCGCACATCGCGGCCGCCCCGGTGCTCGCCGGCCGGCGCTCGCTCTTCGTCGACCTGCCGGGCCACGGACTCAGCGACCGGCCGAGGGACTTCGGGTACGGCCTGGAGGACCACGCCGGAGCGCTGGCCCGGGCGCTGGACGCGGCGGGGGCCCACGGCACGGAGGTCGTGGGACACAGCATGGGCGGCGCGGTGGCCATCGTGCTCGCACACCGGCGGCCCGACCTCGTCTCCCGACTGGTGCTGACCGAGGCCAACCTCGACCCGGACCCGCCGGTCACCGCCGCGAGCAGCGGTATCTCCACCTGTACGGAGGAGGAGTTCGTCACGGGCGGCGGCTTCGCGCGGACCCTGGAGAAGGTGGGCCCTGTATGGCGCGCGACGATGCGGCTCGCCGACCCGACCGCCCTGCACCGCAGCGCCGTCGGCCTGGTCCGGGGCACCCGGCCGACGAAGCGGCAGATGCTGACCGGCCTGGCCGTGCCCCGCACGTACCTCCAAGGTGAGCGCAGCGGGGAGCTGGCGGGGCGCGCGGCGCTGGAGGATGCCGGGGTCCGGGTCGTCACGGTCCCCGGGGCGGGGCACAACGTGATGTTCGACAACCCGCCCGCGTTCGCCGCCGCGGTGGCGTCCGACCGCCGCTGA
- a CDS encoding PadR family transcriptional regulator produces the protein MLELALLGFLYDTPLHGYELRKRISALTGHVKPVAESTLYPAIKRLEKAGLLARETRPGTGAAPRHVLSLTAAGRTELRHRLAEPADPDITDENRWFTLLAFLRHLADPAAQARVLERRLEFLRRPTSFFYEGDRPLSAEEVDDPFRRGVLTIARATSQAELAWLRRTLDSLRASAAG, from the coding sequence ATGCTCGAACTCGCGCTCCTCGGTTTCCTCTACGACACGCCGCTGCACGGCTACGAGCTGCGCAAGCGCATCAGCGCGCTGACCGGCCACGTCAAGCCGGTGGCCGAGAGCACGCTGTACCCGGCGATCAAGCGCCTGGAGAAGGCCGGGCTGCTGGCCCGTGAGACCCGGCCGGGCACGGGCGCCGCGCCCCGGCATGTCCTGTCGCTCACCGCGGCCGGCCGCACCGAACTGCGGCACCGCCTCGCCGAGCCGGCGGATCCGGACATCACGGACGAGAACCGCTGGTTCACGCTGCTCGCGTTCCTGCGCCACCTGGCGGACCCCGCCGCGCAGGCGCGCGTACTGGAGCGCCGGCTGGAGTTCCTTCGGCGCCCCACGAGCTTCTTCTACGAGGGCGACCGGCCGCTGAGCGCGGAAGAGGTGGACGACCCGTTCCGGCGCGGCGTGCTGACCATCGCACGCGCCACCAGTCAGGCGGAACTCGCCTGGCTGCGCCGCACGTTGGACTCACTGCGTGCCTCCGCGGCCGGCTGA
- a CDS encoding SAM-dependent methyltransferase, with product MGDRDLSADGAVVAVPIGRVIGGRAAVADDDWGPVTAVIRLDEARFGPEALYGLEDFSHLEVVYHFDRVPEDRIQLGARHPRGNPDWPLVGIFAQRGKNRPNRLGVSRCRLLAVDGLEVRVEGLDAVDGTPVLDIKPYMAEFGPRGDVVQPGWSTELMRQYY from the coding sequence GTGGGGGACAGGGACTTGTCGGCAGACGGCGCCGTGGTGGCGGTGCCGATCGGCCGGGTGATCGGCGGGCGGGCGGCGGTCGCGGACGACGACTGGGGGCCGGTCACGGCGGTGATCCGGCTGGACGAGGCCCGGTTCGGCCCCGAGGCGCTCTACGGCCTCGAGGACTTCTCCCACCTGGAGGTGGTCTACCACTTCGACCGCGTGCCGGAGGACAGGATCCAGCTCGGCGCGAGGCATCCGCGCGGCAACCCCGACTGGCCCCTGGTCGGGATCTTCGCTCAGCGTGGCAAGAACCGCCCGAACCGGCTCGGCGTCTCGCGCTGCCGCCTGCTGGCCGTCGACGGGCTGGAGGTGCGTGTCGAGGGCCTGGACGCGGTCGACGGCACGCCGGTGCTCGACATCAAGCCGTACATGGCGGAGTTCGGGCCGCGTGGCGACGTGGTCCAGCCAGGCTGGTCGACCGAGCTGATGCGCCAGTACTACTGA
- a CDS encoding HEAT repeat domain-containing protein — protein sequence MAMPKQDTDTMRALQGLEDGLSSVRLRAALAVGTTPDPRFIGKLIERCAIEPEFYVREMLTWALTRHSPSTTVPELLNEVRSERAQARSQALHTLSKIGDRQAWPAITRALLSDADDEVARSAWRAAVVLVPEGEEPELAAVLSTQLGRGEHETQLSLSRALIALGEVILPILRAAMTDLDPRVRAHAIATERLLRDPDAGFGFAIEEAKRVVALGRTQQEG from the coding sequence ATGGCCATGCCGAAACAGGACACGGATACGATGCGAGCTCTCCAGGGGCTGGAGGACGGCCTCTCGTCAGTGCGGCTGCGGGCAGCGCTGGCGGTCGGTACGACGCCTGACCCGCGGTTCATCGGCAAGCTCATCGAGCGATGCGCGATCGAGCCCGAGTTCTACGTGCGTGAAATGCTTACGTGGGCACTCACCCGCCACTCACCTTCAACGACGGTCCCCGAGCTTCTCAATGAAGTCCGCTCGGAGCGTGCGCAGGCCCGAAGCCAGGCGTTGCACACGCTGTCCAAGATCGGGGATCGGCAAGCGTGGCCGGCGATCACACGGGCGCTCCTGTCCGACGCCGACGATGAGGTGGCGCGGAGCGCCTGGCGGGCAGCGGTCGTGCTCGTTCCTGAAGGTGAAGAGCCCGAACTGGCCGCAGTGTTGTCGACACAGCTCGGGCGCGGCGAACATGAGACGCAGCTGAGCCTCAGTCGGGCGCTGATCGCGCTCGGTGAGGTCATTCTGCCAATTCTGCGCGCTGCGATGACGGATCTCGACCCTCGCGTGCGCGCGCACGCGATCGCCACGGAACGGCTGTTGCGCGACCCGGATGCCGGATTCGGGTTCGCGATCGAGGAGGCGAAGCGCGTCGTAGCCCTCGGCAGAACCCAGCAGGAGGGGTGA
- a CDS encoding roadblock/LC7 domain-containing protein: MALSKGLDWLLDDLTERIEHIRHALVLSNDGLVTGASSSLVRQDAEHLAAVSSGLHSLAKGSGQHFGTGQVRQTMVEYEEGVLFVTAAGDGSCLCVLGGPESDVGQIAYEMALLVNRVGEHLGVEARQQGSATSHL; this comes from the coding sequence ATGGCACTCAGCAAGGGACTCGACTGGCTGCTGGACGACCTGACGGAGCGGATCGAACACATACGGCACGCTTTGGTGCTGTCCAACGACGGTCTGGTGACGGGGGCGAGTTCGTCGCTCGTGCGACAGGACGCGGAGCACCTGGCCGCCGTCTCGTCCGGCCTGCACAGCCTCGCGAAGGGATCCGGACAGCACTTCGGGACGGGACAGGTCCGGCAGACGATGGTGGAGTACGAGGAGGGGGTGCTGTTCGTGACGGCCGCGGGCGACGGCAGCTGCCTGTGTGTCCTCGGCGGCCCGGAGAGCGATGTCGGCCAGATCGCCTACGAGATGGCGTTGCTGGTCAACAGGGTGGGGGAGCACCTGGGCGTGGAGGCACGGCAGCAAGGCAGCGCGACCAGCCATCTGTGA
- a CDS encoding DUF6397 family protein, with product MGAGEGEPPTGTVSLSRAARELRLKPREFALAVQLGEVRTVTGGLGERPRVPRAELARLTATEELPRALAARLRVVGTAEGAELLGVGPARFARLAKGGGFHPVSFYINRYRAVVWLYLAVELEEFADREPGLLRGRTPERLRAAEASGEDLRARTWRARRVGQLLSRADGPWERAAVTAAVLAPEDLESAVPDPRERTCLVRLAPPLVVPRAGSPAYHDAVDGLLTAEDPDEIRDYRRDLDTALSQARRHGPVPPLPPQSPGREAMAEPPGPDRADSAGRADDESAGRTTAGPAAREPFRLPDRARSRCSPRAATPTRPGHARPLWRRLLGRS from the coding sequence GTGGGGGCGGGGGAAGGGGAGCCGCCCACAGGCACGGTCAGCCTCAGTCGGGCGGCTCGGGAACTCCGCCTGAAGCCAAGGGAATTCGCGCTCGCCGTGCAGTTGGGGGAGGTGCGCACAGTGACCGGCGGCCTCGGGGAACGCCCCCGGGTGCCCCGAGCGGAGCTTGCGCGGTTGACGGCCACCGAAGAGCTGCCCCGGGCCTTGGCCGCGCGGCTGCGGGTGGTCGGCACGGCGGAGGGGGCGGAGCTGCTGGGCGTCGGCCCGGCCAGGTTCGCCCGGCTCGCCAAGGGTGGCGGTTTCCACCCCGTCAGCTTCTACATCAACCGCTACCGAGCCGTGGTCTGGCTCTATCTGGCGGTCGAGCTGGAGGAGTTCGCCGACCGGGAGCCCGGCCTGCTGCGCGGGCGTACACCGGAACGGCTGCGCGCGGCCGAGGCGTCGGGGGAAGACCTGCGGGCGCGCACCTGGCGCGCCCGCAGGGTCGGTCAGCTGCTGAGCCGGGCGGACGGCCCCTGGGAGCGGGCCGCGGTCACGGCGGCGGTGCTCGCCCCCGAGGACCTGGAGTCGGCCGTGCCGGACCCGCGCGAACGAACCTGCCTCGTGCGGCTCGCACCGCCGCTGGTCGTGCCGCGCGCCGGGAGCCCCGCGTACCACGACGCCGTCGACGGCCTGCTGACCGCGGAGGACCCGGACGAGATCCGCGACTACCGCCGCGACCTGGACACCGCGCTGTCGCAGGCGCGCCGCCATGGGCCCGTGCCTCCGCTCCCGCCGCAGTCACCAGGCCGGGAGGCCATGGCCGAGCCTCCCGGACCCGACAGGGCTGATTCCGCCGGACGCGCTGACGACGAATCCGCTGGACGCACGACGGCCGGACCGGCGGCGCGCGAGCCCTTCCGGCTGCCGGATCGCGCCCGCTCGCGGTGCTCGCCGCGCGCGGCGACCCCAACCCGTCCGGGGCACGCGCGCCCGCTCTGGCGGCGGCTGCTCGGCCGGAGCTGA